From a region of the Corythoichthys intestinalis isolate RoL2023-P3 chromosome 7, ASM3026506v1, whole genome shotgun sequence genome:
- the mob3a gene encoding MOB kinase activator 3A — MSMALKQVFNKDRTFRPKRKFEPGTQRFELHKKAQASLNAGLDLKQAVQLPHGEDLNDWVAVHVVDFFNRINLIYGTISDSCTDKTCPVMSGGPKYEYRWQDEHKYRRPTALSAPKYMSLLMDWIEVQINNENIFPTNVGTPFPKTFMQVAKKILSRLFRVFVHVYIHHFDRVSQMGAEAHVNTCYKHFYYFVTEFNLTDHKELEPLKEMTSRMCH, encoded by the exons ATGTCGATGGCCCTGAAACAAGTTTTTAACAAAGATAGGACATTCCGGCCCAAGCGCAAGTTTGAGCCAGGCACACAGCGTTTTGAGCTGCACAAGAAGGCCCAGGCCTCATTGAATGCCGGCTTGGACCTGAAGCAGGCTGTTCAGCTTCCCCACGGGGAGGACCTCAACGACTGGGTCGCCGTCCATGTTGTCGACTTCTTCAACCGTATCAACCTCATCTATGGCACCATCAGCGACTCTTGCACCGACAAGACATGCCCCGTAATGTCCGGCGGGCCCAAGTATGAATATCGCTGGCAGGACGAGCACAAGTACAGGAGGCCCACAGCGCTGTCAGCTCCTAAATACATGAGCCTTCTCATGGACTGGATAGAGGTACAGATCAACAATGAAAATATCTTCCCAACTAATGTTG GTACTCCATTCCCTAAGACCTTCATGCAGGTGGCAAAGAAGATCTTATCCCGCTTGTTCCGGGTGTTTGTCCATGTCTACATCCACCACTTTGATCGTGTGAGCCAGATGGGGGCCGAGGCTCATGTCAACACCTGCTACAAGCATTTCTATTACTTTGTCACAGAGTTCAATCTCACGGATCATAAAGAGCTGGAGCCTCTG AAAGAGATGACCTCTCGAATGTGCCACTAA
- the mknk2b gene encoding MAP kinase-interacting serine/threonine-protein kinase 2b produces the protein MVQNKISEVTGFHRSFKGQNPFEADDFTKNGSHLIDSTFDFDSSPRHDLPSSQPIDIPDAKKRNKKKKRCRATDSFSGRFEDVYRLQDEVLGEGAYARVQTCINLITNKEYAVKIIEKRPGHSRSRVFREVEMLYQCQGHSNILELVEFFEEEDKFYLVFEKLRGGSILAHIHKRQHFSEQEARVVVQDIARALDFLHNKGMAHRDLKPENILCESADKISPVKICDFDLGSGIKLNSDSSPISTPELLTPCGSAEYMAPEVVEAFSEEATIYDKRCDLWSLGVILYIMLSGYAPFVGHCGGDCGWELGEPCHRCQNTLFESIQEAKYEFPDKDWAHIASSAKDLISRLLVRDAKNRLSASQVLQHPWVQGDASDTLPTLVFHQRSSNARDLTFFADKAMAVNRQLAEQDGMEEQQQQQLETPFVVTATGSSMRLSPPSNSKLARRRQRNSQPKGGPVSAAELRQLLAPLVIVGDCA, from the exons ATGGTGCAAAATAAGATCAGCGAAGTCACTGGATTCCATCGCTCTTTTAAG GGCCAAAATCCTTTTGAAGCAGATGACTTCACCAAAAATGGATCTCATCTTATAGATTCAACATTTGATTTTGATTCCTCCCCAAGGCATG ATTTACCTTCCAGCCAGCCCATTGATATACCAGATGCCAAGAAGAGAAACAAGAAGAAGAAGCGTTGCAGGGCAACGGATAGTTTCTCAGGACGTTTTGAAG atgTATACAGACTACAGGATGAAGTACTGGGAGAAGGTGCCTATGCCAGAGTGCAGACTTGCATAAACCTTATAACCAACAAAGAATATGCGGTCAAG ATAATTGAAAAAAGGCCAGGCCATAGCCGCAGTCGTGTCTTTCGGGAGGTCGAAATGCTCTACCAATGCCAGGGCCACAG TAACATCCTGGAATTGGTGGAGTTCTTTGAAGAGGAGGACAAATTCTATCTAGTGTTTGAAAAGCTCAGAGGAG GGTCAATTTTGGCACACATTCACAAGAGGCAGCACTTCAGTGAGCAAGAAGCCAGAGTTGTCGTGCAGGATATTGCCAGAGCTTTGGATTTCCTGCATAACAAGG GAATGGCACACAGAGATCTCAAACCTGAAAACATCCTCTGTGAAAGTGCAGACAAG ATTTCACCTGTGAAGATTTGTGACTTTGACTTGGGCAGTGGTATCAAACTGAACAGTGATAGTTCACCCATCTCCACCCCTGAGCTTCTCACACCT TGCGGCTCAGCAGAGTACATGGCACCTGAAGTGGTGGAGGCCTTCAGTGAGGAGGCCACCATTTATGATAAGCGATGTGATCTCTGGAGCCTAGGAGTCATCTTGTACATCATGCTTAGTGGTTACGCACCCTTTGTAGGCCACTGCGGGGGTGACTGTGGTTGGGAATTGGGGGAACCCTGCCACAGATGCCAG AACACACTCTTTGAAAGTATTCAGGAAGCAAAGTATGAGTTTCCTGACAAAGACTGGGCTCATATTGCCTCAAGTGCCAAAGACCTGATATCCAGACTACTGGTTCGGGATGCCAAAAATCGCCTTAGTGCTAGCCAGGTGCTACAGCACCCTTGGGTGCAGGGG GATGCATCTGATACCTTGCCAACACTGGTTTTTCATCAGAG AAGCAGCAACGCGAGGGATCTGACCTTCTTTGCGGACAAGGCCATGGCTGTGAACCGGCAGCTGGCCGAACAAGATGGAATGGAAGAGCAGCAGCAACAGCAGTTGGAGACCCCCTTTGTGGTCACTgctaccgggtcttccatgcgcCTCTCGCCTCCTTCCAACTCGAAGCTGGCCAGGCGAAGGCAGCGCAACAGCCAGCCTAAGGGCGG